The sequence CACCGCTCTGCGCGTCGGGTCCCAGCCAGGTGAGCGGACACGCGCCCAGGCCCGCCGTCAGGATGGCCGAGCGGTCTAAGGCGCTGCGTTCAGGTCGCAGTCTCCCCTGGAggcgtgggttcgaatcccactcCTGACACGCCAACCTTTTGGCCCGCCCAACAAATGCCCGGGTCCCGGGCCTCCGCGACACCCCGTCGCAGCTCTTTACCGCCTTACCGTCCGTCGCTGGCTTGCGCTCTTGCCGCCTCTCCAAAGTCCAGCCCCTACACCCACGCCTCTCGCCCACCAGCTGCTCAGGCACGGCCACCTTTCCTGCCGACCCGTGCGCCGGCCTGGCAGAAATAGCCCAGGAGGGTGCTCCGGCGCCTTGAACCCCCTGGCAACTGGCTTGCTGGACGCACGCGctcccccacccactcacacACCCTTCCTACCTGACCCCCCGCACGCGGAAGCTTCAGGACTTTGCACCACATCTTTCCCtcccctgcttcccctccccgccccggcgccccccacctccctccgaCCCGATCCCtgcgccccaccccctccccgcgccccccgccccccgctccGTGCTTGTGGGTTCCCCCCTCCCtaactgcctccctcccactcccgtcTCCGCTCCCACTGCCGCTCCCTCACCGCGCCCTGCGTGAAGAAAGCCCTCCACGGGTCACCGTCCGACTTCTGTCTGCTGAACAGCGACTCCCTCTGAGAGCCTGACACTCGCGCAACCAGCAGCACAACCGTCCGACGTTCTGTCCTTGCCGCCAGCCCCGCCCGCCTGCCCACCCATGCCATTCTCTCCACACCCTACTGAGGTCGCGGTCCCCATCTTGCTGGCCTGTGCCACCCACCGCGATTTTTCACCTCGGGGCCTCGCCCTGGCCACCTGCCTGCCTCCCGGGACACGCGCAGCGCAGCCATCTGCTCGCCAGCCAACGACAGagccctccctgcacagggccTGCCTGGCACCTGAGCCCAAGCCGGGAAGGTTGCTCCAGTGAGTAGCCAGCAGAAGCCCTGGGCCCCCCCCCCGTCACGCACCCGCCAACGTCCGGCCCCCAGCCGGGGCCACCCCCCTCGGCGGCCACACCGCGTCTCCAAGCGGGAAACCGCAGCCGGGGCCGAACCCCACCACACCGGCGCGCTCCCTCAGCGGGCTGCCCGCGAGCCGGCAGCCACTGCGCCACAGCGCTCCTCCGATCCGAGACCGCGCTCCTGCCTCGCCACCGACGCACCGGAGCTGGACCCTGGCCGGGGAGCCGTCGGCCAGAGCGCAGAAGCCAGGCTCGGGCACTTGGCCTGGCCTCTGGGCCTGAGGCCCGctcggcggcgggcggcggcggaggcCGCGCTCCCGGGCCTCCAGCTCCGACGGCTCCCCCcacgccccgccgcccccgccctcgCACAGCCGGAGCACCGTTCCCGCCCGTGCCCGCCCTCGCGCCCAGCGCCCCGGCAAGAAAGCCAGCCGCCCAAGGCACTTTGGGACCGGGCTGTGGGTCGTCGAAGGAAACGTCGGCCTTCAGCTGCACCCGCCCACAGATCCCCTACCCTGACTGGCATTCGGGCGCGGGCCAGGCTTGGTCCGGCTCCCGGCTGCCTCTGGCGACGCCGGCCATCTCGCCGCGGCCCTGGGCGGCAGAGAAGGCGCGGCACGGGCCGAGCCTGCCTCGGTGCCTCGGTGCCTCCTCGCCCGCCCCCTTGCGACCGCGCCTGCGCCCTAGCGCCCTTCACGTACCTGGAGCCTCTCTTGGAGCCCACCAGTCCGCCGCCTGCTCAGATGGAGCAGGTGGCCGCGGAGGGCGGGCGGGGACCAGCGTCGGGCGGCTGGTGGCGGCGGCCATCGGTGCATGGGTGGTTCAGTGGTAGAATTCTCGCCTGCCACGCGggaggcccgggttcgattcccggcccATGCAGCACCCCGATCCCCTTTTGGTCCCGCCGCCCCAACGCCGAGCGAGGCTTCCTCTCTCCCGCGCTCAAGGCACCTGTCCCACACCGGCTCTGCGGCCCACCGCAGCACATTCCACGTGCTCTcgtctcccccgcccccacccccaagccccctcTCTCGCCCTGGAGACAGAAAGTGCACGCGGGGAACCAAGCCCCCGTGCCCAGACACCTCGACCGCTCAGCCACTCTTGTGCCCACACgccttccttgtccctctgctcttCGCTCCCGTGACCCCGCTCGGCTCACGCCTTTCGCTTCGAGGAAGGCTACCCTGCACCACACACTGGCCCCCGCACGCCCCACTCCGTCACGGGGGTTCGCCCCCGCTCTCTGCCTCGCTCTACCCCCACTCCGAGAATCAGACCGTGTCGGTTCCTACCACCAGTAGGAGGCAACTTGCCACTCCTACGAGTGATCCACCGCATTCTCCCCGACGGTCACCGACTCGTGATGGCGCGCGCTCCAGTCGTTCCGAAGAGTTCCACGATATCATCACGATGCACACACACAGCGAGCATTCATTCACCTTCTCCCGCTTGGCCGCTCTATTTCCCAAACGCTGGCCCGCCCCTCCACCACTAAAACCACCtccgccgccaccaccaccaagtCCACCGAGTCACCTCCACCAGGGCCAGCACCACCGCTATCGTCACCGCCGCCGCCACGAACACCCCCGTCGCAGGCAGCACCACCACCCCGAGAACCACCGCGGACACTCCCGGGTCCAACAGCACCACAGCCTGCAAACCCCAAGCGGCACCGCCagccccagcacctcctcctccacccctcaccaCCCTCCTACTCCCCCAGACACCCctactcctctcctgccccacactcccctccccgctccgccCCCACCCGCGGCCCCCACGTTCCAAATTCTGCTTGGCCGGGGACCGCGGGTTGCATTCGTCCCTTTGGCCTCTTTTCAACTCAACCCCAGACACACACCTGAGACCCGACTCTTTGTCGTGGGCAGAGGTCACTTGTGTCTCTGGGGCAGTTGAATTCCCCACCCTTGCCTGCTGCCTACCCCTCCTCTCACCCTACTCCTTCGCCTGACCACCTCGCAGCACAGGACACCAGTCTCGCCGGCCTGGGCCCTCTCCCACCACGGGGGCTTCCATCTTCCTCGCGCCAGGGCCCACGCCCCCTGCCCGCCACCTGCTGTTCCttccagcccccaggctcaccccctccatccctccgCCACCAACCCCGTGGACCCCGGGCCCCTCTACGCACACTTCCACCGGTCCTGTCCTCCTCCCTCGGGCCCCTCGGACAAACCCCTGCTCCGTCCCCACCGGCACCCTAAACCTCGGCCCCCCCAccgcaccgccccccccccccccgcggcacCCGTGCCGGGCAAGGTGCGCCACCGCCCGGAGCCTGTGCAGAGCCCCTGCCTGAGCGGCCAGCCGCACTCCCGGCCACATCCCGCAAGCCCCGCACCTCCCCGCCCACGCTCCACTCCGACCCACCCGGGACGCCCTCCCACACCTCCCCCGTGAGCAGCACGACGCTCACGGCCGTCCCCTCTTTTCGGGGTCGTTTGGCCCTGTGCCCTGACCCGCGTGGGAGGCCACCCACGGGAACAGACACCTTCATCCCGCTCTGTCACCCGCCCACCCACACTCACCCCCAGCACCCCGGCCAGGCCGGTGAGGGAACTTCCTGCGCTGGCGGTGAGCACCCCCATGCCCACAGGGGCTCCTCGGCACACGTCAGAACGGCTCCGTCTAAACCCGCGGAgtgtgccgccgccgccgccgccgccgccgcggctctCTGCCCTTCCTGGGCTCGGCTCTCCACTTTTGCCTCCGAAGGAGCCAGTCGGCGAAGAGGTGTTCAAGTCGCTGACAGCGGCCCGGTTGTTGTGGCGGGAAGGAGACCGAGAGCTGCCACCTACTTCGGGGAGTGTCCACAGAAGGAGATGGATCCAAGGGTGGAGACAGGGATGGCGTCCATCCTGGGTGGCTGGATGGTCGGTAAGGCGGGAACGGGAAC comes from Diceros bicornis minor isolate mBicDic1 chromosome 4, mDicBic1.mat.cur, whole genome shotgun sequence and encodes:
- the LOC131401680 gene encoding basic proline-rich protein-like, giving the protein MATSMRMRTRTRTRGCSTLRVRAACCLQCGDRAGRKRPERASKAGGEKVARAVPRPPRGEARVGLAAEDGRTPGTRPGGAGGGRGCVGGGARRVSPPVGARGPVPCAPTQRPARRRVRPGWHRSARRVPASRGHPPRRPHRVSKRETAAGAEPHHTGALPQRAAREPAATAPQRSSDPRPRSCLATDAPELDPGRGAVGQSAEARLGHLAWPLGLRPARRRAAAEAALPGLQLRRLPPRPAAPALAQPEHRSRPCPPSRPAPRQESQPPKALWDRAVGRRRKRRPSAAPAHRSPTLTGIRARARLGPAPGCLWRRRPSRRGPGRQRRRGTGRACLGASVPPRPPPCDRACALAPFTYLEPLLEPTSPPPAQMEQVAAEGGRGPASGGWWRRPSVHGWFSGRILACHAGGPGSIPGPCSTPIPFWSRRPNAERGFLSPALKAPVPHRLCGPPQHIPRALVSPAPTPKPPLSPWRQKVHAGNQAPVPRHLDRSATLVPTRLPCPSALRSRDPARLTPFASRKATLHHTLAPARPTPSRGFAPALCLALPPLRESDRVGSYHHPQAHPLHPSATNPVDPGPLYAHFHRSCPPPSGPSDKPLLRPHRHPKPRPPHRTAPPPPAAPVPGKPRTSPPTLHSDPPGTPSHTSPVSSTTLTAVPSFRGRLALCPDPRGRPPTGTDTFIPLCHPPTHTHPQHPGQAGASRRRGVQVADSGPVVVAGRRPRAATYFGECPQKEMDPRVETGMASILGGWMVGSGSRLPSAHETTTHLAPNRRPRGDAAGTGPGRRRRVSCPRLRRHEAPSQPRAAPGNAGALAFFLPGCTLKTLRAPPSRTHAHGRGPGSRPPAPGSGPGGPCGSAKGRPAALAGNRTRVNCLEGSYAHHYTTNAAQPGPPRDAGPGLAPAPSRRRRCRRPAQPCPDAPPARSSALPQAPPTAAPRQTQRPSSAGPTASGGALAAVLRQRARPSPSPPAAPPGHFREAPRRGTHPTPDPSRQLCSCASRRKEPIAPATLAGPLVGRRGEEQRKPSLGCGEQAPGEEEDKEEGRRVRVGEGGQPGHESAACASLEGGGGRRRALGRKRLDGERCRRPKEGVLPPRRGIEPRSPA